A genomic stretch from Sphingobacterium sp. ML3W includes:
- a CDS encoding 7-carboxy-7-deazaguanine synthase QueE, translating into MSNQVPEDGTRLPLMEEFYTIQGEGYHTGTAAYFIRLGGCDVGCHWCDVKESWDASIHPLTAADSIIENAKKYPAKTVVITGGEPLIYNLDYLTKGLHAAGIKTFIETSGAYPLSGEWDWICLSPKKFKAPRKDVLDAAGELKVIVFNKSDFAWGEEYAQLVGPNCRLYLQPEWSKSKEMTPSIIDYVKENPKWDISLQTHKFLNIP; encoded by the coding sequence ATGTCGAATCAAGTACCAGAAGACGGAACACGATTACCTTTGATGGAAGAATTTTACACCATTCAAGGGGAAGGTTACCACACCGGGACTGCTGCTTATTTCATCAGATTAGGTGGTTGCGATGTTGGATGCCATTGGTGCGATGTAAAAGAAAGCTGGGATGCATCTATCCATCCGCTTACAGCTGCAGATTCAATTATTGAAAATGCAAAAAAATATCCTGCTAAAACAGTTGTTATCACAGGAGGCGAACCTCTTATCTATAATCTGGACTACCTCACAAAAGGTCTCCACGCTGCGGGCATAAAAACTTTTATTGAAACATCTGGCGCTTATCCTTTAAGTGGAGAATGGGATTGGATATGCCTGTCTCCGAAAAAATTCAAAGCCCCAAGAAAAGACGTCCTCGATGCCGCAGGTGAACTCAAAGTTATTGTTTTCAATAAAAGTGATTTTGCCTGGGGAGAAGAATATGCACAATTAGTTGGACCAAATTGCAGATTATACCTTCAGCCCGAATGGTCCAAATCCAAAGAAATGACCCCGTCTATTATTGACTATGTCAAGGAAAATCCAAAATGGGATATCTCCCTACAGACACACAAATTTCTAAATATTCCGTAA
- the rplT gene encoding 50S ribosomal protein L20: protein MPRSVNAVASRRRRKKILGLAKGYFGSRSKVYTIAKNTVEKGLQYAYRDRKTKKREFRALWIQRINAGARQHGISYSQLIGKLNAKNIGLNRKVLADLALNNPEAFKAVVDAVK, encoded by the coding sequence ATGCCACGTTCGGTTAACGCAGTAGCTTCAAGAAGAAGACGCAAAAAAATCCTAGGCCTTGCAAAAGGTTACTTTGGATCACGTAGCAAAGTTTATACTATTGCTAAAAATACAGTAGAAAAAGGTTTACAATACGCTTACCGCGATCGTAAAACCAAAAAACGCGAGTTTAGAGCTTTATGGATTCAACGTATCAACGCTGGAGCTCGTCAACACGGAATTTCTTATTCCCAATTGATCGGTAAATTAAACGCTAAAAACATTGGTTTGAACCGTAAGGTTTTAGCTGATTTAGCTTTAAATAACCCAGAAGCTTTCAAAGCAGTTGTAGACGCAGTAAAATAG
- a CDS encoding Gfo/Idh/MocA family oxidoreductase: MQVIKILVVGCGNMGASHAKAYHDLDGFEIVGLVARGDSKHKLNTELGADYALFESYEEALEQTKPDAVCIATYPDTHKDYAIKAFESGAHVFIEKPLAEDVTSAEEVVNAAIKYNKKLVVGYILRYHPSWMKFIELSKTMGKPLVMRMNLNQQSHGYMWNVHRNLMSSLSPIVDCGVHYIDVMCQMVGVKPVRVSAIGARLTDDIPDWNYNYGQLQLHFEDGSVGWYEAGWGPMVSQNAFFVKDVFGPKGSVSIVADKASNEGKSDSVAAHTQTESLRVHYADLDANNEFFKKDEWVNLADEPDHQELCNREQRFFQQAILGDIDLSSSMEDAVNSLRIALACDEAVKTKQTVLL, from the coding sequence ATGCAAGTGATAAAAATATTGGTTGTAGGTTGTGGTAATATGGGAGCTTCCCATGCGAAGGCCTACCACGACTTGGATGGATTTGAGATTGTTGGCTTGGTCGCTAGAGGGGATAGTAAACATAAGCTTAATACGGAGTTAGGTGCTGATTATGCGCTTTTCGAATCATACGAAGAGGCATTGGAGCAAACTAAACCTGATGCTGTCTGTATTGCGACCTATCCTGATACACATAAAGATTATGCTATTAAGGCTTTCGAATCGGGGGCTCATGTTTTTATTGAGAAGCCTTTAGCTGAAGATGTCACATCGGCAGAAGAGGTTGTGAATGCCGCCATAAAGTATAATAAAAAACTGGTTGTAGGGTATATTCTTCGTTATCATCCCTCATGGATGAAATTTATTGAGCTTTCGAAGACTATGGGGAAACCTTTGGTTATGCGTATGAATCTTAATCAACAAAGCCATGGTTACATGTGGAATGTCCATCGCAATTTGATGTCTAGCCTAAGTCCAATAGTTGATTGTGGTGTACATTATATCGATGTCATGTGTCAGATGGTAGGTGTCAAGCCGGTACGTGTTTCGGCGATAGGCGCCCGGCTTACGGACGATATTCCAGATTGGAACTATAATTATGGTCAGCTTCAGTTGCATTTTGAGGACGGTTCTGTAGGTTGGTACGAAGCGGGCTGGGGACCTATGGTGAGTCAAAATGCCTTTTTTGTAAAAGATGTTTTCGGTCCCAAGGGTTCGGTATCCATTGTTGCTGACAAAGCAAGCAACGAGGGTAAATCGGATTCTGTGGCGGCGCATACACAAACAGAAAGTCTACGTGTACACTATGCTGATTTAGACGCGAATAATGAATTTTTTAAAAAAGATGAGTGGGTGAACTTGGCCGATGAGCCAGATCATCAGGAGTTGTGTAACAGGGAACAACGCTTTTTTCAGCAGGCCATCCTTGGGGATATTGATCTGTCTTCTTCCATGGAAGATGCGGTCAATAGTTTACGTATAGCGCTTGCTTGTGACGAAGCCGTGAAAACAAAACAGACTGTATTATTGTAA
- a CDS encoding phosphatase PAP2 family protein: MKRIVFILMSWVTCLTGTAIAQEKPASTLDIRILESIAETRSDPQTQTFKVLSDINNCVQVAVPVGLLVAGAINNDKAMRQNALYVASSTAVTALVNVGIKHLIKRSRPFKKYPNFISVRTAGGYSFPSGHTSSAFATASSLSRAYSKWYVVAPSLLWAGSVGYSRMYLGVHYPTDVLAGAVLGAGSAFALDGLRK, from the coding sequence ATGAAAAGAATAGTATTTATTTTAATGAGCTGGGTGACATGCCTGACGGGTACTGCAATTGCTCAGGAAAAACCGGCTTCTACGTTAGATATTCGTATTTTGGAATCTATAGCTGAGACAAGATCTGACCCCCAGACACAGACTTTTAAAGTACTCTCTGATATCAACAACTGTGTGCAGGTTGCTGTGCCTGTTGGTCTATTGGTTGCTGGTGCTATCAATAACGATAAGGCAATGCGTCAAAATGCACTGTATGTGGCGAGTAGTACCGCTGTGACGGCATTGGTTAATGTCGGAATAAAACATCTGATCAAGCGGAGTCGGCCCTTTAAAAAATATCCGAACTTTATATCTGTTCGTACGGCCGGTGGCTATTCTTTTCCTTCAGGCCATACGTCATCAGCTTTTGCAACAGCTTCAAGCTTGTCCCGTGCGTACTCAAAATGGTATGTTGTTGCTCCGTCTTTACTTTGGGCGGGTAGTGTTGGTTATTCCAGAATGTATCTTGGTGTGCATTATCCAACGGATGTACTCGCTGGGGCAGTATTGGGGGCTGGGTCGGCCTTTGCATTGGATGGGTTAAGAAAATAA
- a CDS encoding DUF3060 domain-containing protein: MKTRTIAFGFSLLLLGGMVMAKGPGYKAPIKVVSDQQGKVISIEGVGNTRTIEAKGGETIQIEGADNKVVIRGNVSKVIIEGKGNTVTGNDVSTVTIEGADNMVNIGSLETVQIEGVKNHVHYKSTKNKSGQVKVSTEGADNMVMKMK; this comes from the coding sequence ATGAAAACAAGAACTATCGCATTTGGATTTTCACTTCTTTTATTAGGTGGTATGGTTATGGCTAAGGGGCCAGGTTATAAAGCTCCAATAAAAGTTGTATCTGATCAACAAGGGAAAGTTATTTCAATTGAGGGTGTGGGTAACACCCGGACAATAGAGGCAAAGGGAGGAGAGACAATCCAAATAGAAGGTGCCGATAATAAGGTTGTGATACGTGGTAATGTTAGTAAAGTTATTATTGAGGGTAAAGGTAATACAGTAACTGGAAACGACGTGTCAACTGTTACAATAGAGGGCGCAGACAATATGGTTAATATTGGCTCTTTAGAGACAGTGCAAATTGAAGGTGTTAAAAATCACGTTCACTACAAGTCGACTAAAAACAAATCAGGCCAAGTAAAGGTATCTACCGAGGGAGCTGATAATATGGTGATGAAGATGAAATAG
- the thrS gene encoding threonine--tRNA ligase, with the protein MIKITLPDGSVREYQKGITAAEIALSISEGLARNVLAAEVNGEVWDSARAIEEDSSVKLLTWNDTKGKSTFWHSSAHLLAEALEALYPGIKFGIGPAIETGFYYDVDFGDCEFSSDDFKAIEDKMLELAKRKETFERKAVSKSDALAYFTEKGDEYKLDLIKDLEDGKITFYTQGEFTDLCRGPHIPNTGFIKAIKLTNVAGAYWRGDESRKQLTRIYGVTFPKASELTEYLKFIEEAKKRDHRKLGKELELFAFSEKVGAGLPLWLPKGAALRQKLIDFLQKAQLNSGYEPVVTPHIGHKQLYVTSGHYEKYGADSFQPIKTPIEGEEFLLKPMNCPHHCEIYKVKPRSYKDLPVRFSEFGTVYRYEQSGELHGLTRVRGFTQDDAHLFCRPDQVKDEFKKVIDLVLYVFGALGFNDYTAQVSLRDPENRTKYIGTDENWALAESAIIEAAEEKGLPTVVEYGEAAFYGPKLDFMVKDALGRKWQLGTIQVDYNLPERFELEYTGSDNMKHRPVMIHRAPFGSLERFVAVLIEHCAGQFPLWLAPEQFIVLPVSEKYEEYAQNVLNSLNNSDIRGLIDLRDEKVGRKIRDAEVKKLPYMLIVGEKEVENGTVSVRKHGSVELGTMTADEFRDILIKEITV; encoded by the coding sequence ATGATTAAAATTACACTACCTGATGGTTCCGTTAGAGAATATCAAAAAGGAATCACTGCAGCAGAAATTGCTTTATCAATTTCTGAAGGGTTAGCGAGAAATGTTCTTGCGGCTGAGGTGAATGGTGAGGTATGGGATTCTGCCCGTGCTATTGAAGAAGATTCTAGTGTTAAGTTGTTAACCTGGAATGATACAAAAGGAAAATCTACTTTTTGGCATTCTTCGGCTCACTTATTGGCTGAGGCTTTGGAAGCTTTATATCCAGGGATTAAATTCGGTATTGGTCCGGCTATTGAAACTGGATTTTACTATGACGTTGATTTTGGCGATTGCGAATTTTCTTCGGATGACTTTAAGGCTATTGAAGACAAGATGTTGGAACTTGCCAAACGTAAAGAGACTTTTGAGCGTAAAGCTGTTTCGAAGTCAGATGCCTTAGCGTATTTTACTGAAAAAGGGGATGAGTATAAGCTCGATCTGATTAAAGATTTGGAGGATGGAAAGATTACATTCTATACTCAAGGAGAATTTACAGATTTGTGCCGTGGTCCTCATATTCCAAACACAGGGTTTATTAAAGCCATAAAATTAACTAACGTCGCTGGTGCGTATTGGCGAGGTGATGAATCTCGTAAACAGTTAACGCGTATCTATGGGGTAACTTTTCCAAAAGCATCGGAACTCACTGAATATCTGAAGTTCATCGAAGAAGCAAAAAAACGTGACCACCGTAAGTTAGGTAAGGAACTGGAACTTTTTGCATTTTCAGAAAAAGTTGGTGCAGGATTGCCTTTATGGTTACCAAAAGGGGCTGCGCTACGTCAAAAATTAATTGATTTTTTGCAAAAAGCGCAATTGAACTCAGGATATGAGCCTGTAGTTACTCCACATATTGGTCATAAACAATTGTATGTGACTTCTGGTCACTATGAAAAATATGGTGCGGATTCATTTCAGCCGATTAAAACACCTATCGAAGGTGAAGAATTTTTGTTGAAACCGATGAATTGTCCACATCACTGTGAGATCTATAAAGTTAAACCTCGTTCGTATAAAGATTTACCTGTTCGTTTTTCTGAATTTGGTACTGTATATCGTTACGAGCAATCTGGTGAGTTGCATGGTCTAACTCGTGTGCGTGGGTTTACTCAGGATGATGCACACTTGTTCTGTCGTCCGGATCAGGTAAAAGATGAGTTTAAAAAAGTAATCGACCTCGTTCTTTATGTATTTGGTGCTTTAGGATTTAATGACTATACTGCACAGGTATCGTTGCGTGATCCTGAAAACCGTACTAAATATATCGGAACCGATGAAAATTGGGCTTTGGCCGAATCTGCAATTATTGAGGCTGCTGAAGAAAAAGGTTTGCCGACAGTTGTGGAATATGGTGAAGCAGCTTTCTATGGACCGAAATTGGATTTCATGGTAAAAGATGCCCTGGGACGTAAATGGCAGTTGGGTACTATTCAAGTTGATTACAATTTGCCGGAACGTTTTGAATTAGAGTATACTGGAAGTGACAATATGAAACATCGTCCAGTGATGATTCACCGTGCGCCATTTGGATCGTTGGAGCGTTTTGTGGCCGTATTGATCGAGCATTGTGCGGGACAATTTCCGTTATGGCTTGCGCCTGAGCAATTTATCGTCTTGCCAGTGTCAGAAAAATACGAAGAATATGCGCAAAATGTTTTGAATTCGCTAAATAATTCCGATATTCGCGGACTGATAGACTTACGTGACGAGAAGGTAGGCAGAAAAATCAGAGACGCCGAAGTGAAAAAGCTTCCTTATATGTTGATTGTAGGGGAAAAAGAGGTGGAAAATGGCACAGTTTCTGTACGTAAACATGGCTCAGTAGAATTAGGCACTATGACTGCTGACGAATTTAGAGATATATTAATTAAGGAAATAACCGTTTAA
- the rpmI gene encoding 50S ribosomal protein L35, which produces MPKVKTNSSAKKRFKLTGTGKIARKNAFKSHILTKKSTKRKRNLTQTSYVSDGDMGNVKRMLAIGK; this is translated from the coding sequence ATGCCAAAAGTTAAAACCAATTCCAGCGCAAAGAAACGTTTCAAATTGACTGGAACAGGTAAAATTGCAAGAAAAAACGCTTTCAAAAGCCACATCTTGACAAAAAAGAGCACAAAACGTAAACGTAACTTAACACAAACAAGTTATGTATCTGATGGCGACATGGGCAACGTAAAACGTATGCTTGCTATCGGTAAATAA
- the infC gene encoding translation initiation factor IF-3, with protein sequence MALKRPGGPRPPMRKKEPDHRINELIKVPEVRLVGDNVEQGVFPTRKALELADELELDLVEISPNAVPPVCKIIDYSKFVYEQKKKQKEIKANAKQTVIKEIRFGPNSGEHDFDFKLKHAIKFLESGEKVRAYVHFKGRAIVHKDQGEILLLRFAQALEDYGKVELLPKLEGKRMFLTVAPKAPKK encoded by the coding sequence TTGGCATTAAAAAGACCCGGTGGTCCAAGACCACCAATGAGAAAGAAAGAACCAGATCACCGCATTAATGAGTTAATCAAGGTACCTGAGGTACGTTTGGTAGGAGATAATGTGGAACAAGGAGTTTTCCCTACGCGTAAAGCGTTAGAGTTGGCTGATGAGTTGGAACTTGATTTAGTGGAGATTTCGCCAAATGCTGTACCGCCGGTTTGTAAGATTATCGACTACAGTAAGTTTGTTTACGAACAGAAGAAGAAACAAAAGGAAATCAAAGCTAATGCAAAACAGACTGTTATCAAAGAAATTCGTTTCGGACCTAACTCTGGTGAACATGATTTTGATTTCAAATTGAAACATGCGATTAAGTTTCTTGAGAGTGGTGAGAAAGTACGTGCGTACGTACACTTCAAAGGTCGTGCTATCGTACACAAAGATCAAGGTGAGATCTTGTTGTTACGCTTCGCTCAGGCACTAGAAGATTACGGTAAAGTAGAACTTTTACCCAAATTAGAAGGGAAACGTATGTTTTTAACAGTAGCTCCAAAGGCTCCTAAAAAATAA